The Insulibacter thermoxylanivorax genome segment TCCGATCCGGAAGCCCGCTGGGATCATATCTGGTACAACAAGAATAAGATGCTGACTCTGTATGAAGGGGCGAACGGGGTGAAGACAGGTTACACAAAAGCCGCTGGCCGCGGGCTGGTCAGCTCGGCGACGCGGGACGGCAGACAGCTCGCCGCTGTTACGATCAACGATGGCAACGACTGGCTGGATCATGCACGGCTCCTCGATTGGGGGTTCCAATACTATAAGAACATCCGCTTAGTAGAGAAAGGACAGCGAGTAGAGGACACCCCCTATGCTGCGGCTAGATCCTTCGATTATCCGCTGTACGAAGGAGAGATCGATCATATCTCACATGAGATCATCCTGGAACCGGAGAACAGCGTGGACTATCGGCTGGGTGAACGCGGCAGGATGAACTTCTATCTTGACGACACCTTGATCGGCACCGTCCTTTTGATCGAGGATCCAAATGCAGAGGAGACGAACGTCGCTTGGCATTCCGTCGATTCTTCCGAGCGCACTTTCTTGCGGACCCTGCAGATGCTGTTGACGAGGCTGTTTACCTTATAGCGGTTTTTACAACTGGATTTCAGATCACGGAGAGTTTCACTTCTTGGGGTGAGGAGATTTGGTTAATTTTATCTGGTTGTTTTTTATCCTGTGCGGTTTCATCGTTGGGGCGCTGAACGGCCGCATGGAACAAGTAACGGAGGCAGCCTTTGAAGGGGCGAAGACGGGGGTGTCCGTCTGCATCGGTCTGATCAGCGTCCTGGTCTTCTGGCTGGGACTGATGAAGATCGCCGAACAAGCGGGTCTTCTCCAGCGGCTGGGTGCGCTTCTCAGGCCGGTGATCCAGCTTCTCTTTCCTTCTATCCCGAAGGACCATCCCGCCCTTGGTTATATCATCTCGAATATGAGCGCCAATATCCTCGGTCTCGGCAACGCTGCGACGCCGATGGGCATCAAGGCGATGCAGGAACTGCAGAAGCTCAATCGGGACAAACACACCGCCAGTGCCGACATGTGTACACTGCTGGCTCTGAACACGTCCAGTGTGACGATCATCCCAACGACGCTCATCGCCATCCGCATGAATTTTGATTCGGCGAATCCGACAGAGATCGTCGGTACGACGCTGATCGCTACGATGATCGCTACGGCGGCGGCGATTCTTGCGGACCGATGGTACAGAAGCCGCAGCGGGCCGACGCTGTTGAAGGAGTGATTCCATCTTGTACGGGCTGGTCTCTGCGATCTCGATATGGGCGGTCCCGGTGATGATCGCCTTTATACCTCTATATGCCTCTTTTAAGAAAATTCCCGTCTATGAAACCTTCGTCGATGGTGCGAAGGACGGATTTGACACGGCCGTCAAGATCATTCCCCATCTGGTCGGAATGATGACGGCCATCAGTATCTTTCGCGCTTCCGGCGCGATGGATTTCCTCGTTGGCGCGGTTGAGCCCGTGCTTGCATGGTTCGGCGTGCCCGGCGAAGTGCTCCCCCTTGGCATCCTGCGCACGATTACCGGTGCCGGCTCGCTCGCGTATGCGACGGATCTCATCCAGCAGCACGGCCCCGACTCCTTGATCGGACGGATCGCATCGACGATCCAAGGCAGTACGGATACGACCTTGTATGTGATCACCGTCTATTTCGGCGCCGTCGGCATCCGCAATTCCCGCTATGCGGTGAAAGTCGGATTATTCGCGGATCTCGTCGGGTTTATCGCCGCGATTTCCATCTGTATGCTTGTCTTCGGTTCTGCTTAAGGACCTTGGCATCATGCGGTCCGCGGGCGAACTTGTGATTTGCATGCAGGATCGTTATGATTAGACTGAGGTGGAAGAGAAGATGGAAAGATTACAGAAAGTATTGGCTCATGCAGGTGTGGCCTCCCGAAGAAAATGCGAAGAACTCATCCTGCAAGGCAAGGTGGAGGTCAATGATCAGGTTGTGACAACCCTGGGTGTTAAGGTGGATCCCGATGTAGATGTCATCAAAGTGAATGGCCGGCCGATCAGGAAAGAGCAAAAAGTCTACATTGTGCTTCATAAACCAAAGGGTGTGATCACGAGCGTCAAGGATCCCAAAGGGCGGCGCGTCGTGACCGATTATCTGAAGGGCATCAAGGAACGGGTCTATCCCGTGGGCAGGTTGGATTATGATACAGAAGGGCTGCTGCTGCTGACCAATGACGGCGAATTTGCCAATCTGCTGATGCACCCCAGCCATCATGTGCCGCGGACATATCATGCCTACGTGAAGGGGGTTCCCCACGGGGATGTGCTGGACAAGCTGCGCGAGGGCATCATGCTGGAAGACGGCATAACCATGCCCGCTGAGGTGGAATATTACGACGTGGAGCCGGATGGAAGCTCGTCCATCATCAGCATCACGATCTATGAAGGCCGCAACCGACAGGTTCGCCGCATGTTCGAGAAAGTGGGGTATCCCGTTTATCGCTTGAAACGGATTCAGTTTGGAACGCTGTTCCTGCATGGACTCCCGCGGGGCAAATACCGTTTGCTCTCTGCACAAGAAGTCAAAGAACTCCGTGACGCAGCTCACAAGACATACAAAATTCACAATTAACTCGTAGGGAGACCGGAATTTTCCGCTATAATAGGTAAGGGGTGAACGGCCATGGCACGCAATAAATGGGTGCAACTGAGCATACTCGCCGTGATGATCGCAGCAGCGGCCATCACGATTGGCGCGAATCTGTCTCAGTCGCCCGTACCTAAGGTTGGCGAAAAAGCACCCGATTTCAGCCTGTACGGCTTGGATGGTGATCAATACTCGCTTAGTGATTACATAGGCCGTCCAATAATTGTGAATTTTTGGGGAAGTTTCTGTGAACCTTGTGTTAGAGAAATGCCCCTGCTTCAGCGAAAATACGAGCAATATCAAGACACGGGGCTTGTCGTGCTGGGCGTAAATCTGGATGAGAGCACCGTCACCATCCATAACTTCACGAGGGGCATGAACCTGACCTTTCCGATCCTGTTAGACAAGAATATCGTACGCAAACAATATGGCGTATATCAATATCCAACGACCTTCTTCATCGATCACCAAGGTATGATTCGCGAGAAGATTGTCGGTGAGATGAACGAAGGAAAGCTGCCATCCCATGATATCGAACGAGCCATTCAACGCCTGCTCCACGGCTGAAGCCGTGTGCAGGTCTTGTTTGTGTATATATGGGGAGGAACCTGACTTTGCTGATTAACACAAAATGCGAATGCGGCCATCAAAATCCCGTCGGTACTGTGCTCTGTGAGGCCTGCGGATTGCCCGTCAATCGGGAAGAAGCAGAGTCCAGCCAGCCGCTTGAGATGAGATATGAGGGGGCCGCCAGACGATCGCAAAAAGCCAATCCTAATCTATTAGATCGCATATGGAATTTCTTCTCTTCGGTAAAAGTTGCGGTATACTTGATCATCATCACGCTGCTGGCGTCCATCTTGGGCACGCTGTTGCCGCAGGTGAACGTGGTTCCAAGCCATGATCCCGCCGCATACTATGCGGAGGAATACGGTCGCTGGGGAGAAATCTATTATGCGCTGGGCCTTGCCGACACCTTCGGCAGCTGGTGGTACAAGACCTTAATCCTAATGATCGCGGCTTCTCTCATTATATGCAGCCTCGATCGGATCATTCCCTTATATCGAGCGCTTAACAAACAACACCCCCTGAAGCATGAAACCTTCCTCAAGCGGCAGAAGGTTGTCTATATGGGGGAGGTAGATGATCCGGAAACGTGGCTCGAACGGATGCAGGAAGCGCTGCGAGCCCGCCGCTATCGCGTCACACGTGAGGGAACAGCGATGCTGGCGGAGAAGAATCGCTTCAGCCGCTGGGGGCCGTATATCAATCACGTCGGACTCATCATCTTGTTGGCTGCTCTGTTAACACGGGGAATCCCGGGATGGTTTATGGAGCAGGGCATCGCACTCAGGGAAGGGGAGACGGGTCCGATCCCCGGTACGGAATACTACCTCCAGAATCTGAAGTTCACGGAATTGAAGGAAATCGGACCGCACGTCAGCGGGCAAGAGATTCAGTTCGCCTTCGAAACCGAAGCGGTGCTCTACCGCTGCGTTGCGGATTGCCATAATCCCTTGGTTGAACCGAAGCTGGAGGAGATCATGCGGCATACGATCAAGCCCAATGATCCGCTGGTCTATGGGGACTATTCCATCTACCAGATCGACTATGAGTTTCTTCCGCAAGTGACGGTCATGACGCTTAAGGTATCCGCGGGAGATGAGATCCATGGAGAGCTTGTCTTGGATCTCATGGATCCGGCACCTTCTTACCAGCTTGGGGGGCTTGAGATTGAGCTTACCGGCTACTATCCGGAGCTGACCAATATCGACGGGGCGCCGGCGACGAAGTCGCGTCTGCCGCACAATCCGGCGTTCATCTTCGAGATCAGCCGCGGGGACGGCGAGAAGGAAACCTATTTCCTCGTACCCTTCGAGCGCTATCAGACGCGCATAGCCGGATCAGCGGGGGAACCGCTTCATTTCGAAGTGACGGATATGGAAGCCTCTTTATATAGTTCATATCTGTTGGTCCGTGTGGAGAAAGCTCTGCCTTATATTCTGGCAGGCGCCTTTATCTTCTTGTTCGGCGTGGTGATCGGCATCTACTGGCAGCATCGCCGAATCTGGGTGCGCATCGACGATCGTCGTCTCTTGATCGGCGCGCATACGAACAAGAATTGGTACGGTTTGCGTGATGAACTGGCCAAGATCCTGCATAAGACCGGCATTGAAACGGATAACCAATCGCTTGATAACAGTGGGGGGATCAGAACGTGAACATCGAACAGACGGAAGCGCTTATCGGATTAAGCAGCAGGTTCCTGATGGCGGCATTCATCCTTTATAATCTAGCCTTCATCGTATTCGGTATATCCGTCTTGGGCAAGCGATGGAGCAACCGCGAACCCAAGGAGCATGAGCGGCACTGGGGAAATATCGGCCTCGGCATCGCCCTGCTGGGCTTCTTGACGCAGGCGGCCTTTACGGGGCTGCGCTGGGCCGCATCCGGGCATATTCCGGTAGCGAATTTATATGAGTTTCTGACTTTCTTCGGCATGATGATCGTACTCGCCTTTATATTGATCTATCTTATCTATCGCAAACCGTTGACCGGACTCTTTGCCATGCCCTTGGCCGTAGTGATCATCGCCTATGGCGCGGTTTTCCCGAGCGAGGTGAAGCCGCTGATCCCGCAGCTCCAGAGCATATGGCTCTATGTCCATGTCACATTGGCTGCCCTTGGTGAGGCCTTCCTCGCTGTAGGTTTTGCAGCCGGACTCATGTACCTGCTGCGTACGGTGAATTTCCAAGATCCAAGCAAATCAGGGAGACGCAAAATACTGGGTGTTGAGCTGACGCTGTTCACCTTGCTCACGCTGATCTCCTTTATCGTCTTGGTATTCGCCTTCCGGGGGGCAGGCTATCATGCGGAATTCCTGCAGACGACGGTAGAGACGGATTCCCTCGGACAAGAATTCGAAGTTGAAAACGTGGTAGAATATACATTGCCCCCGCTTATCAAACCGCATCATAGTGAAATCATAGAGATGCAGCCGTTTCTTGGGATCCAGCAGCCTTGGTTTGAAGCCCCGGGCTGGATGCAAGGGGTGAACGCCGGGCGCAAATTAAACACGATCGTCTGGTCGCTTCTTGCCGGAACGATCCTGTATGCACTTATCCGTCTGATCATCCGCAGGCCGCTCGGAGTTGCTGTGAGCCCAATCATGAACGGCATCGATGAACATGATCTCGACGAGATCAGCTATCGGGCAATCGCTATCGGGTATCCGATCTTCACTTTGGGCGCTCTCATCTTCGCCAGTATATGGGCTCACCAAGCATGGGGAAGGTTCTGGGCCTTCGATCCGAAGGAGACCTGGGCATTGATCACTTGGTTATTCTATACTGCTTATCTCCATCTTCGTCTGTCCAGAGGCTGGCAGGGTGAGAAGTCCGCCTGGATGTCCGTCATCGGATTTTTGATCATTATGTTCACACTGATCGGTGTCAATCTCGTCATCGCTGGTCTTCATTCTTATGCTGGCGTGTAATTATTGGAGGTGTATGGATGATGAATAATGAGAAGCAATTGCATATCCTAGTCGTCGATGATGAGGAGCGTATTCGCCGTTTACTTCGCATGTATTTGGAGAAGGAAGGGTTCTTGATCTCGGAGGCTAAGGATGGGGAGACAGCGTTGCAGATGGCGCTCGATCAGGATTATGACTGCATCTTGCTGGATCTGATGCTGCCGAACATGGATGGAATTGATGTATGCTCCAAACTTCGGCAAACCAAAAATACGCCGGTGATCATGTTAACGGCGCGCGGCGAAGAATCGAACCGCGTTCAAGGTTTCGAAGTCGGTGCGGACGACTATGTGGTGAAGCCCTTCAGCCCGCGTGAAGTGATCTATCGCGTGAAGGCGGTTCTCAGACGCACTGCAGCGGGAGCGGCTGTCGCCAACGATAACCGCAGCAACAACATCGTATTCCCGCATCTGGTCATCGAACACGATGCCCACCGGGTTACTGCGGGCGGCGTGGAAGTCAATCTTACACCGAAGGAGTATGAACTGCTGCATTACCTTGCATCCTCACCGGACAAAGTATTCTCCCGCGAGCAGTTGCTGAAGGATGTTTGGAATTATGAGTTCTTCGGCGATCTGCGCACCGTGGACACACATATCAAACGGCTCCGCGAAAAATTAACGAAATCCTCACCGGAAGCTGCTGCTATGATCACCACCGTATGGGGAGTTGGTTATAAGCTCGAGGTGCCTAAGGAATGAAGTTCTTCACCAGCATCGTTGGCAAACTGTGGCTTACGATCATCGCGCTGGTGGTCATTGTTCTGTCGATTCTGGGTATGTTTTTGCTGGATTATATTGATCAGAATTTCTCCAATTCCAGCGCGGTGAAGAATCTTTTCTATATAACCGGTGCCATAGGATTCTCGATGACGACGCTGTTCGCTTTGTTTCTGTCCACCCGCATCACGCGTCCTTTGATCCAGCTTAAGGAAGGGGCAGAGATGATCGCGCAGGGGGAATATACGAAGCGGATCGCCTACACGTCCAGTGATGAGCTGGGCGATTTGGCGCGGTCTTTTAACCATATGGCCGATGAGCTGCAGAGATTGATCGATGCGCTCAAGCATGAGAAAGAACTGTTGTCGAGTATACTCAGCAGCATGAGCGATGCCGTGGTATCCTTCGATGCCGACGGCAATCTGATCACAGCCAATCCGCAGGGCCAACGACTGGTGGAGGAATGGAAGGCGATCGAATGGGACGACGAGCTGGGCAAAGAAGCCGCCGACTTAGTCTCGGGCGGCACCGTTCCGAAGCCGATGCTGGCGCTGTTCGAATCCGTTGTCTCCGGAACGCCGGAGCATATCTCCAAGTTGAACGTGCTGAACACCGTCTGGTCCGTCGTGATGACGCCGCTGTATTCGGATAATAAACTTCGAGGTGCGGTGGCCGTGCTCCGCGATGTGACAGAAGAGAACAAACTGGATAAGCTTCGCAATGATTTCGTGGCGAATGTCTCCCATGAATTAAGGACCCCGCTTTCGATGGTGCAAGGATACAGCGAGGCGCTGCTCGACGGCATCGCAGCAACGCCGGAAGAACAGAGAGCGCATGTGCAGGTGATCCATGAGGAATCCCTGCGGATGGGGCGGCTGGTGCAGGATCTGTTAGATCTGGCCAAGATGCAGTCGGGGCATTTTGAACTCTTCTATACGACGGTGAATATCAACGATCTGTTGCAGCGCGTCGAGCGGAAATATCTTCCGATCACGAAGAATCGGGGGATCGAGCTGAGTTTAACGCTTCCAGAAGAGCCGCTGATCATGAGCCGCGGCGATGATGATCGTCTGGAACAAGTGTTGACGAACCTCCTGGACAATGCGATCCGCCATACGCCTGAGGGCAAGCGGATCATGCTGTCGGCGGAAGAAACCATCCTTGATGATCAGCACTGGATTAAGCTAGTTGTCGCCGACGAAGGGCATGGCATCTCGGAGCAGGACCTGCCCTATGTCTTCGAGCGTTTCTACAAGGCGGACAAAGCCCGCACGCGAGACATCAACGGCGGCACCGGGCTGGGCCTGGCGATCGTCAAGTACTTCATCGATGCACACGGCGGACAAGTGGACCTAACAAGCAAAGTTGGCGAGGGAACGACTTTTACGATCTATCTGCCGATGTGAGCCATCTTATACACACAAAGAACACAAAGAGCGTAATCCCAGCCGGATTACGCCTTATTGATATCCGCTCCTTCATAAAATAGTGCAGTGATCCAGCTTATGTGGATCGAAGCAATCTCAGTCCATTCAGAATGACCAGGATCGTGCTGCCCTCATGACCGATAACGCCCATGGGCAGGGCTAAGGACTGCATGAAATTCGATATGATCAATATGAGAATCACGGCGATCGAGAAGACGATATTCTGCTTCACGATCCGATTCATCTTGCGCGACAGACGGATCGCATAGGCTAGCTTCTCGAGATCATTTTTAACGAGCACCACATCTGCCGTCTGCAGAGCGACATCCGTTCCTTCGCCCATGGCGATGCCCACTGTGGCTGCGGCAAGAGCCGGGGCATCATTGATCCCATCGCCGATCATCGCTGCACTTTGGTAGCATTCCTTCAGTTTGTTGATATGTTGAACCTTCTCTTCTGGCAAGCACTCCGCAACGTAGGCATCGACTCCGCTTTCTGCAGCGATTGCTGCAGCGGTCGCTTGCCCGTCGCCGGTGATCATCATCGTGTGAATACCGGCTTTCTTCAATGAGCGGATTGCCTTCACGGTCTGCTCGCGGATCACATCTTTCAGGGCGATCACGCCGGCGATTCCTTGCTCATCCCGAACATAGACGATCGTCTTGCCTTGTTCGGCCAGCTGCAGTCCGATTCCGTTTAAGAATCGTTCCGCATCTTCCCGTCCGACAAACTCCGCTTTACCAACCTTCCACAGCTTGTCATCGATCAGCCCTTGAACGCCATGGCCGGCGATATCCTCCATCATCGCTGCTTTCGGAATCTCTGTTTGCTTGGCTTCTGCGGCTTGAACGATTGCCGCTGCCAGCGGATGATTCGAGTGCCGTTCGATGGCCGCTGTGTAACGGAGGAGATCCGTCTCCGTTACATCCTCTCTAGTGACAATATCCGTTACTTCCGGTTTGCCCTTCGTCAGTGTTCCCGTCTTATCGAATGCGACAGCCCGCAGTTTGCTCAGATTCTCCAGGTGTACCCCGCCTTTGAACAAGATTCCGTTGCGAGCGCCATTCGAGATTGCCGATAATACAGCAGGCATGATCGATGCGACGAGTGCGCAGGGTGAAGCTACAACAAGCAGAACCATCGCGCGATAGAAGGTCTCCTGCCAGCTCCAGCCGAGCAGGTAATGGGGCAGTACCATCATGATGGCGACGAAGATCAGCACGGCTTTGACATAGATCCCCTCGAAGCGCTCTATCCACTGTTGAGACGGGGATTTCTCGCTTTGTGCGGATTGCACCAGCTCGATGATCTTCTGGAACATCGATTCGCGGCTTGGCTTGCTCACCGTAACGGTGACAGCTCCTCTGAGGTTAACGGTGCCCGCCAAGACCTCATCATTGACGGACTTAGCCGCCGGTATGGACTCTCCCGTCAGTGCTGATTCATCCAGTGTTGTCGTTCCTTCGATGATCACCCCGTCGGCAGGGACACGTTCGCCTGGTTTGACAAGAATCTGATCGCCCGGGGACAGCCAGGTGACCGGCACGACCTCTTCGACACCGTTCTGGACGCGAGTGGCTGTCTCCGGCTGCAGCTCGATCAGCGCAGAGATTTCCTTGTGGGTTTTGTTCATCGTGTAGGTCTCCAAGGCACCGCTCAACGCGAAGATGAAGATCAGGATCGCGCCTTCCGACCAATATCCGATAATCGCTGATCCGATGGCTGCCAGCAGCATCAGCATCTCCACATTCAATTTTCTGTTCTCAATGGTGTCTTGTATGCCTTCCTTTGCTTTGGCATAACCGCCGATGATATACGCGGATAGATACAAGATGATTGATGCCAATTCCAATTGTTGATGATCCAAATACCAAGCAACAGCGATCAAGAGACCGCTGGTTAAGGCCGCGATCAGTTCGAGGTGCTGCATTATTCTCTTAAGCCAAGACGGCTTGTTGAAGTCGAATAAACGTTGAAAGGATCTGGTTTGTGCATTCACTTTGCTCGCCTCCTTGTGGACATTCTAGCACAAATATTTGTGATAATCAATAATTAATATAATATAATAATTATTATAGATAATGAGATTCATTATCAGCGGAATGAGGATGAATATCATTTGTGACAGGGCCGGAGGCGGAGGTTGATTTTATAACGGGGTTTTATTGTTTTTCCGTGTATCCGGAGCAGCTTGGTGACGGGACAAATAATCAAACAGCTTGAATTTGGAAAATCTTTTATGTATAGTTTAGAGAGAAGCATACGAATGGAATTCCGTCATGTTTGCTGTGGACGTGAAGTGATAAGCAAATCATATATTAGATCACATTTTGATTAGATTATATTTTGTCGGTTATGAAGCACATGCCGCTTTGATACTGCATTTGCAGTATTGAGGCGGCTTATTTTTTTATGAAAGGAAGGAGAACAGCATGTTCAACCAAGCATTTGAGGAATGGATGCAGAAGCAGATCAATGAGGAGACCAATCATCGAAGACGTGAACTTCTGGAGAAGGGATTGAGTCATGGAACGATGGAGTTGCTGCGGAAGATCTGGTATCCCACGGTGGGCAATTTTGATCATCTGTATCCAAAATGGGAAGTAAGGGATTTGCAACTTGGTGTTCGGTATCATGATTTGGCGCTGTTGCTGGCTGATGTTAAGGTGGATATAGAGATTCAAGATTATCGCAGCCACGCTCGGGATTTGGATACTCGCAGGTTCAAAGATCTCTGTCGCAGGCAGAGCTTACTGACTCTGGATGACTGGATCTATCTGCCGATTGCTTATCTATCCATACAAGAGGAACCGGAATTCTGTAAGCAGCTGATCCTATCTATTCTTGGGAAGTTCATATCCACTGATGTAGATGCCGGTTTGGACTGGCTGGAAGCAGAAACTGTTCGCTTTGCACGCAGATTGCTGCAACCCTTCACACCGGCAGAACTTGCCAAACACCTGCGTGTATCGGATCGTTATGCACGACAGATCCTGCACCGTCTGGTGGATAAACAACATCTAGTAGTCGTCGGAGGAAACATTCGATTTCGGACTTATCAGTTGAATGTTGGGAATGCCTTGAGATTTGATGTGATGCGGGAAAATACTCGTATGAGAATCAATGCCCGCTAACGTGAGGAACAATGCCTGCAAACGGATGAGCTAGAACATCTGCTAACGGAACCATGATGCGCTATTTGTTCGAAAAGATGGGGGAAGTGGATGTTAACGGAACTGTGATCCGTTATTGGGCAGAAATTCGGTCGAAGTCGTGTTGGACAGCAGCAATAAGGAACTCCAGTTCCGTTAGCTTCGGGAAAAGGCGTAAAAAAAGGAAATAACGCATCCCAGTTCCGTTAGCGTTAGAATGAGCGTCAGTGCATGCATCAATGAGTGCATCACCGCATGCATCAACGTGATCATCAGTGCATGCCTCGTTGCTGCATTGTGCATGCGTAATGCGTGCAACAATTCGAGCATCACC includes the following:
- a CDS encoding nucleoside recognition domain-containing protein; this encodes MVNFIWLFFILCGFIVGALNGRMEQVTEAAFEGAKTGVSVCIGLISVLVFWLGLMKIAEQAGLLQRLGALLRPVIQLLFPSIPKDHPALGYIISNMSANILGLGNAATPMGIKAMQELQKLNRDKHTASADMCTLLALNTSSVTIIPTTLIAIRMNFDSANPTEIVGTTLIATMIATAAAILADRWYRSRSGPTLLKE
- a CDS encoding spore maturation protein: MIAFIPLYASFKKIPVYETFVDGAKDGFDTAVKIIPHLVGMMTAISIFRASGAMDFLVGAVEPVLAWFGVPGEVLPLGILRTITGAGSLAYATDLIQQHGPDSLIGRIASTIQGSTDTTLYVITVYFGAVGIRNSRYAVKVGLFADLVGFIAAISICMLVFGSA
- a CDS encoding pseudouridine synthase, which gives rise to MERLQKVLAHAGVASRRKCEELILQGKVEVNDQVVTTLGVKVDPDVDVIKVNGRPIRKEQKVYIVLHKPKGVITSVKDPKGRRVVTDYLKGIKERVYPVGRLDYDTEGLLLLTNDGEFANLLMHPSHHVPRTYHAYVKGVPHGDVLDKLREGIMLEDGITMPAEVEYYDVEPDGSSSIISITIYEGRNRQVRRMFEKVGYPVYRLKRIQFGTLFLHGLPRGKYRLLSAQEVKELRDAAHKTYKIHN
- a CDS encoding peroxiredoxin family protein: MARNKWVQLSILAVMIAAAAITIGANLSQSPVPKVGEKAPDFSLYGLDGDQYSLSDYIGRPIIVNFWGSFCEPCVREMPLLQRKYEQYQDTGLVVLGVNLDESTVTIHNFTRGMNLTFPILLDKNIVRKQYGVYQYPTTFFIDHQGMIREKIVGEMNEGKLPSHDIERAIQRLLHG
- the resB gene encoding cytochrome c biogenesis protein ResB encodes the protein MLINTKCECGHQNPVGTVLCEACGLPVNREEAESSQPLEMRYEGAARRSQKANPNLLDRIWNFFSSVKVAVYLIIITLLASILGTLLPQVNVVPSHDPAAYYAEEYGRWGEIYYALGLADTFGSWWYKTLILMIAASLIICSLDRIIPLYRALNKQHPLKHETFLKRQKVVYMGEVDDPETWLERMQEALRARRYRVTREGTAMLAEKNRFSRWGPYINHVGLIILLAALLTRGIPGWFMEQGIALREGETGPIPGTEYYLQNLKFTELKEIGPHVSGQEIQFAFETEAVLYRCVADCHNPLVEPKLEEIMRHTIKPNDPLVYGDYSIYQIDYEFLPQVTVMTLKVSAGDEIHGELVLDLMDPAPSYQLGGLEIELTGYYPELTNIDGAPATKSRLPHNPAFIFEISRGDGEKETYFLVPFERYQTRIAGSAGEPLHFEVTDMEASLYSSYLLVRVEKALPYILAGAFIFLFGVVIGIYWQHRRIWVRIDDRRLLIGAHTNKNWYGLRDELAKILHKTGIETDNQSLDNSGGIRT
- the ccsA gene encoding cytochrome c biogenesis protein CcsA, with product MAAFILYNLAFIVFGISVLGKRWSNREPKEHERHWGNIGLGIALLGFLTQAAFTGLRWAASGHIPVANLYEFLTFFGMMIVLAFILIYLIYRKPLTGLFAMPLAVVIIAYGAVFPSEVKPLIPQLQSIWLYVHVTLAALGEAFLAVGFAAGLMYLLRTVNFQDPSKSGRRKILGVELTLFTLLTLISFIVLVFAFRGAGYHAEFLQTTVETDSLGQEFEVENVVEYTLPPLIKPHHSEIIEMQPFLGIQQPWFEAPGWMQGVNAGRKLNTIVWSLLAGTILYALIRLIIRRPLGVAVSPIMNGIDEHDLDEISYRAIAIGYPIFTLGALIFASIWAHQAWGRFWAFDPKETWALITWLFYTAYLHLRLSRGWQGEKSAWMSVIGFLIIMFTLIGVNLVIAGLHSYAGV
- a CDS encoding response regulator transcription factor → MNNEKQLHILVVDDEERIRRLLRMYLEKEGFLISEAKDGETALQMALDQDYDCILLDLMLPNMDGIDVCSKLRQTKNTPVIMLTARGEESNRVQGFEVGADDYVVKPFSPREVIYRVKAVLRRTAAGAAVANDNRSNNIVFPHLVIEHDAHRVTAGGVEVNLTPKEYELLHYLASSPDKVFSREQLLKDVWNYEFFGDLRTVDTHIKRLREKLTKSSPEAAAMITTVWGVGYKLEVPKE
- a CDS encoding ATP-binding protein; the protein is MKFFTSIVGKLWLTIIALVVIVLSILGMFLLDYIDQNFSNSSAVKNLFYITGAIGFSMTTLFALFLSTRITRPLIQLKEGAEMIAQGEYTKRIAYTSSDELGDLARSFNHMADELQRLIDALKHEKELLSSILSSMSDAVVSFDADGNLITANPQGQRLVEEWKAIEWDDELGKEAADLVSGGTVPKPMLALFESVVSGTPEHISKLNVLNTVWSVVMTPLYSDNKLRGAVAVLRDVTEENKLDKLRNDFVANVSHELRTPLSMVQGYSEALLDGIAATPEEQRAHVQVIHEESLRMGRLVQDLLDLAKMQSGHFELFYTTVNINDLLQRVERKYLPITKNRGIELSLTLPEEPLIMSRGDDDRLEQVLTNLLDNAIRHTPEGKRIMLSAEETILDDQHWIKLVVADEGHGISEQDLPYVFERFYKADKARTRDINGGTGLGLAIVKYFIDAHGGQVDLTSKVGEGTTFTIYLPM
- a CDS encoding heavy metal translocating P-type ATPase: MNAQTRSFQRLFDFNKPSWLKRIMQHLELIAALTSGLLIAVAWYLDHQQLELASIILYLSAYIIGGYAKAKEGIQDTIENRKLNVEMLMLLAAIGSAIIGYWSEGAILIFIFALSGALETYTMNKTHKEISALIELQPETATRVQNGVEEVVPVTWLSPGDQILVKPGERVPADGVIIEGTTTLDESALTGESIPAAKSVNDEVLAGTVNLRGAVTVTVSKPSRESMFQKIIELVQSAQSEKSPSQQWIERFEGIYVKAVLIFVAIMMVLPHYLLGWSWQETFYRAMVLLVVASPCALVASIMPAVLSAISNGARNGILFKGGVHLENLSKLRAVAFDKTGTLTKGKPEVTDIVTREDVTETDLLRYTAAIERHSNHPLAAAIVQAAEAKQTEIPKAAMMEDIAGHGVQGLIDDKLWKVGKAEFVGREDAERFLNGIGLQLAEQGKTIVYVRDEQGIAGVIALKDVIREQTVKAIRSLKKAGIHTMMITGDGQATAAAIAAESGVDAYVAECLPEEKVQHINKLKECYQSAAMIGDGINDAPALAAATVGIAMGEGTDVALQTADVVLVKNDLEKLAYAIRLSRKMNRIVKQNIVFSIAVILILIISNFMQSLALPMGVIGHEGSTILVILNGLRLLRST
- a CDS encoding transcriptional regulator, with product MFNQAFEEWMQKQINEETNHRRRELLEKGLSHGTMELLRKIWYPTVGNFDHLYPKWEVRDLQLGVRYHDLALLLADVKVDIEIQDYRSHARDLDTRRFKDLCRRQSLLTLDDWIYLPIAYLSIQEEPEFCKQLILSILGKFISTDVDAGLDWLEAETVRFARRLLQPFTPAELAKHLRVSDRYARQILHRLVDKQHLVVVGGNIRFRTYQLNVGNALRFDVMRENTRMRINAR